One region of Kwoniella newhampshirensis strain CBS 13917 chromosome 6, whole genome shotgun sequence genomic DNA includes:
- a CDS encoding ubiquitin-conjugating enzyme E2 13 encodes MSLPKRILKETERLMSDSPPGISAAPKDDNLRHFDVTVTGPESSPYEGGIFKLELFLPEEYPMNPPKVRFLTKIYHPNIDKLGRICLDILKDKWSPALQIRTVLLSIQALLGAPNPDDPLANDVAQHWKEDQSGAIAQAREWTKQFAQ; translated from the exons ATGTCGCTACCAAAACGTATTCTCAAG GAGACCGAACGTCTCATGTCAGATTCCCCTCCTGGTATCTCGGCGGCACCGAAGGATGATAACCTGAGACACTTTGATGTGACCGTCACCGGACCAGAATCGTCGCCCTATGAAG GTGGCATCTTCAAGCTCGAACTGTTCTTGCCCGAGGAGTACCCTATGAACCCACCAAAGGTCCGGTTCTTGACCAAGATCTA TCACCCAAATATCG ACAAGCTTGGTCGAATCTGTCTTGATATCCTCAAAGACAAGTGGTCTCCCGCTCTCCAAATCCGAACAGTCCT CCTCTCCATTCAAGCGCTTCTCGGTGCACCCAACCCCGATGACCCGCTCGCCAACGATGTAGCTCAGCattggaaggaggaccAGAGCGGTGCTATCGCCCAAGCTAGGGAATGGACGAAGCAGTTCGCTCAGTAG
- a CDS encoding 60S ribosomal uL1 domain-containing protein — protein sequence MSKLQASSVRGSIKTLLAQSSLEHHKEAGGKKRNFVETIELQIGLKNYDPQRDKRFSGTVKLPHVPRPRMSLCILADAMDVDRAKQLDEELPFMTVEDLKKLNKNKKLVKKLAQKYDAFLASEALIKQIPRLLGPGLSKAGKFPTPVSHSEDLTRKIVEVRSTIKFQLKKVLCLGVAIGHVNMEEDQIMQNTMLSINFLISLLKKQWQNIQSLTIKSTMGKPQRIF from the exons ATGTCCAAGCTCCAGGCATCAAGCGTGCGAGGGTCGATCAAGACCCTTCTTGCCCAGTCCTCCCTCGAACACCACAAGGAGGCTggcgggaagaagaggaacttTGTCGAGACCATCGAGCTCCAGATCGGCTTGAAGAACTACGACCCCCAGAGGGACAAGCGATTC TCCGGTACCGTCAAGCTCCCCCACGTCCCCCGACCCAGGATGTCTCTTTGCATTTTGGCCGACGCTATGGACGTTGACCG TGCCAAGCAGCTTGATGAGGAGCTCCCCTTCATGACCGTTGAGGACTTGAAGAAGCtcaacaagaacaagaagctCGTCAAGAAGCTCGCCCAGAAGTACGACGCTTTCCTTGCTTCCGAAGCTCTCATCAAGCAGATTCCTCG TCTACTCGGTCCCGGTCTCTCCAAGGCGGGTAAATTCCCCACCCCCGTCTCTCACTCTGAGGACCTCACCCGAAAGATCGTCGAGGTTCGATCCACCATCAAGTTCCAGCTTAAGAAGGTTCTCTGTCTCGGTGTCGCCATCGGCCACGTCAACATGGAGGAGGACCAGATCATGCAGAACACCATGTTGTCCATCAacttcttgatctcgctTTTGAAGAAGCAG TGGCAGAACATCCAGTCGCTTACCATCAAGTCGACTATGGGCAAGCCTCAGCGAATCTTCTAA